The following proteins are encoded in a genomic region of Bradyrhizobium sp. SK17:
- a CDS encoding FMN-binding negative transcriptional regulator, translated as MHILRPQFRIEDDRALAFAAARGFGAIVAADARGPRASHVPFVIERRDDRVIVQIHLTARNPLVELADGSRRFLLIVSGDDAYISNDWYVSRDNVSTWLYEAVHLSGVAHLRGCEDNRGHGDALLAVSEARLPKQPWDLAQMEPGKREAMLAGIRVIDLVVDEIEGQSKLNQHKSDADYIALVNRLARAEETASHRLAEKMRALRPELAYDEEIVIGATGAHRAGPITGSE; from the coding sequence ATGCACATCCTGCGCCCCCAATTCCGCATCGAGGACGATCGCGCGCTGGCCTTCGCGGCGGCGCGTGGCTTCGGTGCCATCGTCGCCGCCGATGCGCGCGGCCCGCGGGCGTCGCACGTCCCGTTCGTGATCGAGCGGCGCGACGACCGCGTCATCGTGCAGATCCATCTCACCGCGAGAAATCCGCTCGTGGAGCTTGCTGATGGCAGCAGGCGATTCCTGCTGATCGTCTCGGGTGACGACGCCTACATCTCGAACGACTGGTACGTCTCGCGCGACAACGTCTCGACCTGGCTCTACGAGGCGGTGCATCTGTCCGGCGTCGCGCATCTGCGCGGGTGCGAAGACAATCGCGGCCATGGCGACGCGCTGCTCGCGGTCTCCGAAGCGCGGCTGCCGAAGCAGCCCTGGGACCTCGCGCAAATGGAGCCCGGCAAGCGCGAGGCGATGCTGGCCGGGATCAGGGTGATCGATCTCGTCGTCGACGAGATCGAGGGGCAGTCGAAACTCAACCAGCACAAGAGCGATGCTGACTACATCGCGCTCGTCAACCGCCTGGCGCGCGCCGAGGAGACGGCAAGCCACCGGCTTGCGGAGAAGATGCGTGCGCTGCGGCCGGAGCTTGCCTACGATGAGGAGATCGTCATTGGCGCAACGGGCGCGCACAGAGCGGGGCCGATAACAGGCTCCGAGTAG
- a CDS encoding LysE family translocator yields the protein MIDTTTLLTYAAVVLGLFLIPGPAVLLVLARSVTGGPRVGVATGFGIALGDLVHTAMATFGLSAVLMTSALAFSIVKYAGVIYLIVLGVRAVFEKNDDLHLPAAQPVDPRRAFRQAIWAEMLNPKTALFFLAFLPQFVHPGHGSAVAQFATLGLIFVAMSAAYTSLLALAAGQISPWIRRHRRIGQWQGRVVGTIYIALGIRLAFQER from the coding sequence ATGATCGACACCACGACCCTCCTCACCTACGCCGCCGTCGTGCTCGGCCTGTTCCTGATCCCCGGGCCTGCCGTGCTGCTGGTGCTCGCGCGTTCGGTGACCGGCGGACCGCGGGTCGGCGTCGCCACCGGGTTCGGCATCGCGCTCGGCGATCTCGTCCACACCGCGATGGCGACGTTCGGCCTGTCGGCGGTGCTGATGACCTCGGCGCTGGCGTTCTCGATCGTCAAATATGCCGGCGTAATCTACCTGATCGTGCTCGGCGTGCGCGCCGTGTTCGAGAAGAATGACGACCTGCATCTGCCGGCGGCGCAGCCGGTCGATCCGCGGCGCGCATTCCGGCAGGCGATCTGGGCGGAAATGCTCAATCCGAAGACCGCGCTGTTCTTCCTCGCCTTCCTGCCGCAGTTCGTCCACCCCGGTCACGGCTCGGCGGTCGCCCAATTCGCGACGCTCGGCCTGATCTTCGTCGCAATGAGCGCGGCCTACACCTCGCTGCTCGCGCTCGCCGCGGGCCAGATCAGCCCGTGGATCAGGCGGCACCGGCGCATCGGGCAGTGGCAGGGCCGCGTGGTCGGCACGATCTACATCGCGCTCGGCATCCGCCTG
- the pdxY gene encoding pyridoxal kinase PdxY: protein MTVISIQSQVAWGHVGNSAASFPIQLHGIDVVAVPTTLLSNRPGYPTIRGRVLDVQLVADLLRGVEERGAVEHAQMILSGYLGSADIGSDVADFVARAKAANPTLLYCCDPVLGDRDRGMFVRADIPPLVRDQLCPLADIITPNHFEFEFLCGARVTTIGDVIVQAGALMARGPTTIIITSAEFAGTPDSEIETLAIERADAGRISAWRVRTPRVPISPSGTGDLFAALFVAGRVRGLATPDALGHAASAIHGVLERTAQRGTEEMRIVESADVMLDPKPRFTAVAIHPSEHPGHSS from the coding sequence ATGACCGTCATCTCGATCCAGTCGCAGGTCGCCTGGGGCCATGTCGGCAACAGCGCCGCCAGCTTTCCGATTCAGCTCCATGGCATCGATGTCGTCGCCGTGCCGACCACGCTGCTCAGCAACCGGCCGGGCTATCCGACCATCCGCGGCCGCGTGCTCGATGTGCAGCTGGTCGCCGACCTCCTGCGCGGCGTCGAGGAACGCGGCGCGGTCGAGCACGCGCAGATGATCCTGTCAGGCTACCTCGGCTCGGCCGACATCGGCAGCGACGTCGCCGATTTCGTCGCCCGCGCCAAGGCGGCCAACCCGACTTTGCTGTACTGCTGCGATCCGGTGCTTGGCGATCGCGACCGCGGCATGTTCGTGCGAGCCGACATCCCGCCGCTGGTGCGCGACCAGCTCTGCCCGCTCGCTGACATCATCACCCCCAACCATTTCGAATTCGAATTCCTTTGCGGCGCGCGGGTGACGACGATCGGCGACGTCATCGTGCAGGCCGGCGCGCTGATGGCGCGGGGGCCGACCACCATCATCATCACCAGCGCCGAGTTCGCCGGCACGCCCGACAGCGAGATCGAGACTTTGGCGATCGAGCGCGCGGACGCCGGTCGCATATCCGCCTGGCGGGTGCGGACGCCGCGCGTGCCGATCAGCCCGTCCGGCACCGGTGACCTGTTCGCGGCGCTGTTCGTCGCTGGCCGCGTGCGCGGTCTGGCGACGCCGGACGCGCTCGGTCATGCCGCGTCAGCCATTCACGGCGTGCTGGAACGCACGGCGCAGCGCGGGACCGAGGAAATGCGCATCGTCGAGAGCGCCGACGTGATGCTTGATCCAAAACCCCGCTTCACGGCCGTCGCGATCCATCCGTCCGAACATCCGGGACATTCTTCATGA